The following proteins are encoded in a genomic region of Vibrio tasmaniensis:
- the sodB gene encoding superoxide dismutase [Fe] — MAFELPALPYAKDALEPHISAETLDFHHGKHHNTYVVKLNGLIPGTEFEGKTLEEIVKTSTGGVFNNAAQIWNHTFYWHCLAPKAGGEPTGAVAEAINAAFGSFEEFKAKFTDSAINNFGSSWTWLVKKADGSLDIVNTSNAATPLTEEGVTPLLTVDLWEHAYYIDFRNVRPDYMAAFWNLVNWSFVEENLAK, encoded by the coding sequence ATGGCATTTGAACTACCGGCTCTTCCTTACGCGAAAGACGCGCTAGAACCACACATCTCAGCAGAAACGCTAGATTTCCACCACGGTAAGCACCACAACACTTACGTTGTTAAGCTAAACGGTCTTATCCCAGGTACTGAGTTTGAAGGCAAAACACTAGAAGAGATCGTTAAGACTTCTACTGGTGGTGTTTTCAATAACGCAGCTCAAATCTGGAACCACACGTTCTACTGGCACTGTCTTGCTCCTAAAGCAGGCGGCGAACCAACAGGCGCTGTTGCAGAAGCTATCAACGCTGCATTCGGTTCTTTCGAAGAATTCAAAGCGAAATTCACTGATTCTGCAATCAACAACTTCGGTTCTTCTTGGACTTGGTTAGTGAAGAAAGCTGACGGTTCTCTAGACATCGTTAACACTTCTAACGCTGCTACTCCTCTAACAGAAGAAGGTGTTACTCCACTTCTAACTGTTGACCTATGGGAACACGCTTACTACATCGATTTCCGCAATGTTCGCCCTGACTACATGGCTGCATTCTGGAACCTAGTAAACTGGTCTTTCGTAGAAGAGAACCTAGCTAAGTAA
- the rnt gene encoding ribonuclease T, producing the protein MTVENEALTLKKRFRGYFPVVIDVETAGFNAETDALLEICAITLRMDENGDLHPASTLHFHIEPFEGANIEQAALDFNGIKDPFSPLRGAVSEQEALKEIYKLVRKEQKASDCSRAIMVAHNATFDLNFVNAASERCKLKRVPFHPFATFDTAALSGLAYGQTVLAKACRTAGMEFDNKEAHSALYDTQKTTELFCGIVNKWKALGGWPLVDEE; encoded by the coding sequence ATGACTGTAGAAAACGAAGCTCTGACCCTAAAAAAACGCTTTCGTGGCTATTTTCCAGTGGTCATCGACGTGGAAACCGCAGGGTTTAACGCTGAAACCGATGCATTATTAGAAATCTGTGCCATTACACTAAGAATGGATGAGAACGGAGATCTGCACCCTGCATCAACGCTTCATTTTCACATTGAGCCTTTTGAAGGCGCAAATATAGAGCAGGCAGCATTAGACTTTAACGGAATTAAAGACCCATTTAGCCCATTACGTGGTGCTGTGTCGGAACAAGAAGCCCTTAAAGAAATCTACAAGCTAGTGAGAAAAGAACAAAAAGCTTCAGATTGTAGTCGTGCAATCATGGTCGCTCACAATGCTACGTTCGATCTAAATTTCGTCAATGCAGCAAGTGAACGTTGTAAGCTTAAACGCGTCCCTTTCCATCCTTTTGCTACTTTTGACACTGCAGCTCTTAGTGGTCTTGCCTACGGCCAAACCGTTTTGGCTAAAGCTTGCCGCACTGCAGGGATGGAATTTGACAACAAAGAAGCACACTCTGCTTTGTATGATACGCAAAAAACCACAGAGTTATTTTGCGGCATTGTAAACAAATGGAAAGCCCTTGGTGGTTGGCCTCTTGTTGACGAAGAATAA
- the nth gene encoding endonuclease III: MNNVKRVEILERLRENNPKPETELNWNSPFELLIAVLLSAQATDVSVNKATDKLYPVANTPQAIFDLGVDGLKEYIKTIGLFNSKAENTIKTCRMLLDLHNGEVPEDRAALEALPGVGRKTANVVLNTAFGWPTIAVDTHIYRVSNRTKLAMGKTVDDVEAKLLKVIPKEFKLDVHHWLILHGRYTCVARKPRCGSCIIEDLCEFKEKTDV, encoded by the coding sequence ATGAACAATGTAAAACGAGTAGAAATACTTGAGCGTTTAAGAGAAAACAATCCAAAGCCAGAGACTGAGCTTAACTGGAACAGCCCGTTCGAGTTGCTGATCGCTGTGCTATTATCTGCACAAGCAACCGATGTCAGCGTGAACAAAGCGACGGATAAGCTTTATCCTGTGGCTAATACTCCACAGGCGATTTTCGACCTAGGTGTTGATGGTTTAAAAGAGTACATCAAGACCATCGGCCTATTTAATTCGAAAGCAGAAAACACCATCAAAACGTGTCGTATGCTGCTTGACCTACATAATGGTGAAGTACCGGAAGATCGCGCTGCATTAGAAGCCCTTCCAGGTGTCGGTCGTAAAACAGCAAACGTAGTGTTAAATACCGCATTCGGTTGGCCAACCATTGCCGTTGATACTCACATCTATCGTGTATCAAACCGCACTAAGCTAGCGATGGGTAAAACCGTCGACGATGTCGAAGCAAAACTACTTAAAGTTATCCCAAAAGAATTCAAACTGGATGTCCACCATTGGCTCATTCTTCATGGACGTTACACCTGCGTTGCGCGTAAACCACGCTGTGGCAGCTGTATCATTGAAGACCTGTGTGAGTTCAAGGAAAAAACAGACGTCTAA
- a CDS encoding Na+/H+ antiporter family protein: MNPVVISVCIMLVLALMRVNVVVALTFSAIIGGVASGMDLNDAVAAFESGLGGGATIALSYAMLGTFAVAISRSGITDLLAQSVIKRIHGKENSAASNGLKYGILASLILVTMSSQNVIPVHIAFIPILIPPLLGVFAKMNLDRRLIACVLTFGLITPYMVLPIGFGGIFLNNILLKNLHDNGLENVVASQVPMAMLLPAAGMIFGLLTAVFFTYRKPRQYKETSHTVVSTEVKEINKKHILVAAAGIVAALTVQLSTGSMIIGALAGFMVFTFGGVIAWKETHDVFTKGVHMMAMIGFIMIAAAGFAAVMKQTGGVESLVEALSTSIGDNKPLAALLMLIVGLLVTMGIGSSFSTIPILATIYVPLAAAFGFSPMATIALVGTAAALGDAGSPASDSTLGPTSGLNADGQHEHVWETVVPTFLHYNIPLIVFGWIAAMVL, translated from the coding sequence ATGAACCCTGTTGTAATTTCAGTTTGCATCATGCTTGTTTTAGCTTTGATGCGTGTAAACGTTGTCGTGGCTCTCACGTTCAGTGCAATTATCGGTGGCGTAGCCTCTGGTATGGACTTGAACGATGCTGTCGCGGCTTTCGAAAGTGGATTAGGTGGCGGTGCAACTATCGCACTTAGCTACGCTATGCTTGGTACATTCGCTGTTGCTATCTCTCGTTCTGGTATCACAGACCTACTTGCTCAAAGCGTAATTAAGCGCATTCACGGCAAAGAGAACAGTGCGGCATCTAATGGTCTAAAATACGGCATCCTTGCGTCTTTGATCTTAGTGACCATGTCTTCGCAAAACGTGATTCCTGTGCATATCGCCTTCATCCCAATTTTAATCCCACCTCTATTAGGCGTATTCGCAAAAATGAACCTAGACCGTCGTCTGATTGCGTGTGTACTTACTTTTGGCCTGATTACCCCGTATATGGTTCTACCTATCGGTTTTGGTGGCATCTTCCTAAACAACATCCTGCTTAAAAACCTTCACGACAACGGTCTTGAAAACGTAGTAGCAAGCCAAGTACCAATGGCGATGTTGTTACCGGCTGCAGGCATGATCTTTGGTCTTCTTACGGCAGTATTCTTTACTTACCGTAAGCCTCGCCAATACAAAGAAACGTCTCATACTGTTGTTTCAACCGAAGTGAAAGAGATCAACAAGAAGCACATCCTAGTGGCTGCTGCGGGTATTGTTGCTGCACTAACGGTTCAACTATCGACAGGTTCTATGATCATCGGTGCTTTGGCTGGTTTCATGGTATTCACCTTCGGTGGTGTAATCGCTTGGAAAGAGACACACGATGTCTTCACTAAGGGCGTTCACATGATGGCAATGATCGGTTTCATCATGATTGCAGCGGCAGGTTTTGCAGCGGTAATGAAGCAAACGGGTGGCGTTGAATCTCTGGTTGAAGCGCTTTCAACCAGCATCGGTGACAATAAACCTCTAGCGGCACTGCTTATGCTAATTGTTGGTCTATTGGTAACTATGGGCATTGGTTCTTCGTTCTCTACGATTCCAATCCTTGCAACTATCTACGTTCCTCTAGCGGCAGCATTTGGTTTCTCGCCAATGGCAACAATCGCGCTAGTAGGTACAGCAGCAGCACTTGGTGATGCGGGCTCTCCTGCTTCTGACTCAACATTAGGTCCAACATCGGGTCTTAATGCTGATGGTCAACACGAGCACGTATGGGAAACCGTGGTACCGACGTTCCTACACTACAACATCCCACTGATCGTATTCGGTTGGATTGCAGCTATGGTTCTGTAA
- a CDS encoding DsbA family protein, giving the protein MNVKLHYVHDPMCSWCWGYKPTLELLKQQLPASIEFNYVVGGLAPDSEEPMSEEMKGKLQAIWKQIEAKLGTEFNHEFWTECQPVRSTYPACRAVIAAGFQDHYEAMLEAIQHAYYLRAMLPHSQETHLQLAQELGMNVQQFENDLSSKLLESELDDQLGFKEAMGVHSYPSLMLEVNGIFSEVELDYHSTEATLKSIREILVNNAPAA; this is encoded by the coding sequence ATGAACGTAAAACTTCATTATGTGCATGATCCAATGTGCAGCTGGTGTTGGGGTTACAAGCCAACGCTTGAGTTATTAAAACAACAATTGCCAGCGAGCATTGAGTTTAACTACGTAGTCGGTGGTTTGGCTCCAGATTCTGAAGAGCCGATGTCAGAAGAGATGAAAGGCAAGCTTCAAGCGATTTGGAAGCAGATTGAAGCTAAGCTGGGTACGGAATTTAATCATGAATTTTGGACTGAATGCCAACCGGTTCGCAGTACTTACCCTGCGTGTCGTGCCGTGATCGCCGCTGGTTTTCAGGATCACTACGAAGCAATGCTTGAAGCGATCCAACACGCTTACTACCTTCGTGCGATGTTGCCTCATAGCCAAGAAACGCATTTGCAGTTAGCTCAAGAGCTAGGGATGAATGTACAACAGTTTGAAAATGACCTTTCTAGTAAACTTTTGGAAAGCGAGTTAGATGACCAGTTAGGTTTTAAAGAGGCGATGGGAGTGCATTCTTACCCAAGCTTAATGCTTGAGGTGAACGGTATCTTTAGTGAAGTTGAATTGGATTACCATTCAACGGAAGCGACGCTTAAGTCTATTCGCGAGATACTTGTGAATAACGCTCCCGCTGCGTAA
- a CDS encoding Grx4 family monothiol glutaredoxin, producing METIDKIKQQIEENTILLYMKGSPKLPSCGFSSQASQALMACGEKFAYVDILQNPDIRAELPAYAQWPTFPQLWVEGELIGGCDIILEMFQKGELQPIVKEAAAKVAGDDAE from the coding sequence ATGGAAACTATCGATAAAATCAAACAGCAAATTGAAGAAAACACTATTCTACTGTACATGAAAGGTTCTCCTAAGCTACCTAGCTGTGGTTTCTCTTCTCAAGCGTCTCAAGCGCTAATGGCATGTGGTGAGAAATTTGCTTACGTAGATATCCTACAAAACCCTGACATCCGTGCAGAGCTTCCAGCTTACGCACAATGGCCAACGTTCCCACAACTTTGGGTTGAAGGTGAGCTAATCGGTGGTTGTGATATCATTCTTGAGATGTTCCAAAAAGGTGAGCTTCAGCCAATCGTTAAAGAAGCCGCTGCTAAAGTAGCTGGCGACGACGCTGAGTAA
- a CDS encoding electron transport complex subunit E produces the protein MSDHKTLIKNGMWANNPALVQLLGLCPLLAVSSTVTNALGLGIATLLVLVGSNVSVSLVRNHVPKEVRIPVFVMIIASLVTCVQLLMNAYAYGLYLSLGIFIPLIVTNCIIIGRAEAFASKNEVLPAAQDGFWMGLGMTSVLVVLGAMREVIGNGTLFDGADLLLGDWASVLRIQIFQFDNSFLLALLPPGAFIGVGFLIALKNIIDNQAKARQPKQEKPAIERARVTNA, from the coding sequence ATGAGTGACCATAAAACACTAATTAAAAATGGCATGTGGGCCAACAACCCTGCCCTAGTGCAACTCCTTGGCTTATGTCCGCTGTTGGCTGTCTCTTCGACTGTGACTAACGCTCTTGGATTAGGTATCGCTACCTTGCTTGTATTAGTCGGTTCGAACGTATCTGTATCTTTGGTTCGAAACCATGTGCCAAAAGAAGTGCGTATTCCAGTGTTCGTGATGATCATTGCTTCATTAGTAACCTGTGTTCAACTTCTGATGAATGCCTACGCTTACGGGCTTTACCTATCTTTGGGTATCTTTATCCCATTGATCGTAACCAACTGTATCATCATCGGTCGTGCCGAAGCCTTCGCGTCTAAAAACGAAGTACTGCCTGCTGCTCAAGATGGCTTTTGGATGGGTCTTGGCATGACATCGGTACTGGTTGTGTTAGGTGCGATGCGTGAGGTTATTGGTAACGGAACCCTGTTTGATGGCGCAGACCTGCTCCTTGGTGATTGGGCTTCGGTGTTGAGAATCCAGATTTTCCAATTTGATAACAGTTTCTTGCTAGCCCTGCTACCTCCAGGTGCCTTTATTGGTGTTGGTTTCTTGATTGCTTTGAAAAACATCATCGACAACCAAGCTAAAGCTAGACAGCCCAAACAAGAAAAACCAGCCATTGAACGCGCTCGCGTTACCAATGCCTGA
- a CDS encoding methyl-accepting chemotaxis protein encodes MFNRIKKISHKFLLLIVINSLSAVAIALVSFSSMNDIQGSFYSFNDLNHDAINASDIQEKLLMARINALTYRMSQDDTHIDKAISLITSTELEMKTALNKMTNPQESAQSLAIIDNLDYYEQSLKRADELMRVQNDLVSKLVSIDHATKQMIGTLKSEAAENLELFKAISQIEHYYRDAVQQSTEYLLTHNLEDYNNYLKSHSSLLSEITDFNIGFPEVKISRLISLEKTMFSKMSEVKEAQSKMKALWNNELNLTGTEIAEQLQTISANAFSLQKNHALQIQGEIDNSIIWLITIISVSLPIVFILGHFMSQSITQPIAFARNHTHRMASGELMQWYEVEGSDEISQMSVSLRDMEVKFYCIVKEITQCSEQLASASKELSGINQQVLTGSQEQQLETEQVATAINEMSAAINEVASGANMASEEAESATQQADVGHSIMVNAMTKVSDLVVQMGDLSIEVSTLRIGTEEVSDVMDVIQTIAEQTNLLALNAAIEAARAGDQGRGFAVVADEVRQLAQQTQKAVEKIGGQISTLQKDTHQVVNSINANQTMLTDTVTEAKLANEAFSTIKEQINQTNNLNSQIAAATEEQSTTAEMINQSIITVKDRVEQTVSMTNDNNQASNELGKMSVTLADNISFFKLK; translated from the coding sequence ATGTTCAACCGTATAAAAAAAATATCCCACAAATTTTTACTTTTAATCGTAATTAACTCTCTTTCTGCGGTTGCAATTGCACTTGTTTCATTCAGCTCTATGAATGATATTCAAGGTAGCTTCTATTCATTTAATGACCTCAACCATGACGCAATCAATGCTTCAGATATCCAAGAGAAGTTACTGATGGCACGCATCAATGCCCTAACCTACCGAATGTCTCAAGATGATACACATATTGATAAAGCAATATCCTTGATCACCTCAACTGAATTGGAAATGAAAACTGCACTTAATAAAATGACTAACCCTCAAGAAAGCGCACAATCATTAGCCATTATTGACAACCTTGATTATTACGAACAATCATTAAAACGAGCGGATGAGCTTATGAGGGTTCAAAATGATTTAGTCAGTAAATTAGTCTCCATTGATCATGCAACAAAACAGATGATAGGAACACTGAAAAGTGAAGCCGCAGAAAATTTGGAATTGTTCAAAGCTATATCGCAAATCGAACACTACTATAGAGATGCTGTCCAGCAATCCACAGAGTATTTACTAACCCACAACTTGGAAGATTATAATAATTATTTAAAATCACACTCTAGCTTGCTCTCTGAAATTACAGATTTTAATATTGGTTTTCCAGAAGTGAAGATATCTCGATTAATCTCCCTTGAAAAAACCATGTTCAGTAAGATGTCTGAAGTAAAAGAAGCTCAAAGCAAAATGAAAGCTCTTTGGAATAATGAATTGAACTTGACGGGAACAGAGATCGCAGAACAACTTCAAACCATAAGTGCGAATGCTTTTTCTCTACAAAAGAATCACGCACTTCAAATACAAGGAGAAATAGATAACTCTATCATCTGGCTAATCACCATCATTAGTGTATCACTTCCTATTGTCTTCATACTTGGCCATTTCATGTCGCAAAGTATTACCCAACCAATTGCATTTGCTCGTAATCACACCCACAGAATGGCTTCTGGTGAATTAATGCAATGGTATGAAGTTGAAGGTTCCGACGAAATATCACAAATGAGTGTGTCACTACGAGATATGGAAGTGAAGTTTTATTGCATAGTTAAAGAGATCACCCAGTGCTCAGAGCAATTAGCCTCAGCATCTAAAGAGCTTTCTGGAATCAACCAGCAAGTTTTAACCGGTTCACAAGAACAACAATTAGAAACTGAGCAAGTTGCTACCGCTATAAATGAAATGTCAGCTGCAATCAATGAGGTAGCAAGTGGTGCAAACATGGCTTCAGAAGAAGCTGAATCTGCTACACAACAAGCAGATGTTGGGCACAGTATCATGGTTAACGCCATGACTAAAGTTTCAGATTTAGTCGTTCAAATGGGTGACTTAAGCATCGAAGTTAGCACTCTGAGAATCGGCACAGAAGAAGTCAGTGACGTAATGGATGTGATTCAAACAATCGCAGAACAGACTAATCTACTCGCATTAAATGCAGCTATTGAGGCAGCAAGAGCTGGTGACCAAGGTCGAGGATTTGCTGTTGTTGCCGACGAAGTAAGACAGCTCGCTCAACAAACTCAAAAAGCGGTCGAGAAAATTGGTGGGCAAATATCCACATTACAAAAGGATACCCATCAAGTGGTCAACTCTATTAATGCAAACCAAACAATGCTGACAGATACCGTGACTGAAGCAAAGTTAGCTAATGAAGCATTCTCTACAATCAAGGAGCAGATTAATCAAACTAATAATCTTAATAGCCAAATTGCAGCGGCAACAGAGGAGCAAAGCACAACCGCTGAGATGATTAACCAAAGTATTATTACCGTTAAAGATCGAGTTGAACAAACGGTATCAATGACCAACGATAACAACCAAGCTTCAAATGAATTAGGTAAAATGTCAGTGACTTTAGCTGACAACATTAGTTTCTTTAAGCTTAAGTGA
- the motY gene encoding flagellar protein MotY: protein MKKQLITGSMLFSLLMSSSVLAQEKRYGASPQQSTWEMVANTPLECRLVHPIPNFGDAEFSSRASKKIILDFELKMRRPMGATRNVSLISMPPAWRPGESADRMTTIKFFQQFDGYVGGQTAWGILSELEKGRYPTFSYQEWQSRDQRIEVALSSVLFQEKYNVFSDCIANLLPYSFEDISFTILHYDRNSDQLNKSSRKRLSQIADYVRYNQDIDLVLVATYTDSVDSKGISQNLSERRAESLREYFKSLGLPEDRIQVQGYGKRRPIADNNSPIGKDKNRRVVISLGRTQV from the coding sequence ATGAAGAAACAACTCATAACAGGTTCAATGCTATTTTCGCTACTTATGTCGTCATCGGTATTGGCACAAGAAAAGCGTTACGGAGCATCTCCTCAACAGTCGACGTGGGAGATGGTGGCGAATACGCCACTTGAGTGTCGCTTGGTTCACCCAATCCCAAATTTTGGTGATGCTGAGTTCTCATCTCGTGCGAGTAAAAAGATCATTTTAGACTTTGAGCTTAAAATGCGCCGCCCAATGGGTGCGACACGCAACGTAAGCTTGATCTCTATGCCGCCAGCTTGGCGTCCGGGCGAAAGTGCTGACCGCATGACGACCATTAAATTCTTCCAACAATTTGATGGCTACGTTGGTGGTCAAACCGCTTGGGGTATTTTGAGTGAGCTCGAGAAAGGACGCTACCCGACATTCAGTTATCAAGAGTGGCAGAGCCGAGATCAGCGAATCGAAGTTGCACTATCATCGGTATTGTTCCAAGAAAAGTACAATGTGTTTAGTGACTGTATTGCTAACTTACTGCCTTACAGCTTCGAAGACATCTCTTTCACTATCTTGCACTACGACCGCAACAGCGATCAGTTGAACAAGTCGTCGCGCAAAAGGCTGAGCCAAATTGCTGACTACGTTCGCTATAACCAAGACATCGACCTTGTGCTGGTAGCGACGTACACCGACTCTGTCGATAGCAAAGGCATTAGCCAAAATCTATCAGAAAGAAGAGCGGAATCGTTGAGAGAATACTTTAAATCTCTAGGCTTGCCAGAAGACCGCATCCAAGTTCAAGGTTATGGTAAGCGCCGTCCAATTGCTGACAACAACTCACCAATTGGTAAAGACAAAAACCGACGTGTTGTGATCTCTTTAGGTCGCACACAGGTTTAA
- a CDS encoding VC2046/SO_2500 family protein, translated as MQIHTLDKAGIINELKFGIGISQAVEQGRRADFALLLSMFSNDVRDCTPIDTIDVTETTEDRLRKQFGVAEPQQLRSNQSSYEISAKQSNHFHQASLASAKLSHYLKPEALAFMPEDTADFPEEVYQNLSGHDRRKLANKQLPDLPNATLYNELSTAQRQYQIQAQV; from the coding sequence ATGCAAATACATACTTTAGACAAAGCAGGAATCATTAACGAACTGAAGTTCGGCATCGGGATCAGCCAAGCGGTTGAGCAAGGTCGCCGTGCAGATTTTGCGTTGCTGTTATCTATGTTTTCTAATGATGTTCGCGATTGTACTCCCATCGACACGATTGACGTCACTGAAACGACTGAAGATCGCCTACGCAAGCAATTTGGCGTAGCAGAGCCGCAACAACTGCGTTCGAATCAATCGTCGTATGAAATTTCAGCGAAACAATCGAATCACTTTCATCAAGCTAGCCTTGCCAGCGCCAAACTAAGCCACTATTTGAAACCTGAAGCACTTGCTTTCATGCCTGAAGATACGGCCGACTTCCCCGAAGAGGTTTACCAAAACCTTTCTGGTCATGACCGGCGTAAACTCGCAAATAAACAGCTGCCTGATTTACCAAATGCGACGCTCTACAACGAGCTATCGACAGCTCAACGTCAGTATCAGATTCAGGCGCAAGTATAG
- a CDS encoding DUF2753 domain-containing protein, which produces MISEWEKHTLLADTALQLDDPVQSILHYQQALSLSEKITERTDIQADERLLISVISCHNLAQFWRWAGDTEYELKYLQLASEKVLTLIPQCPNSQCSSFIDSIGCCKKALIDFMKRHPNPKIASMVEKIDTATNCEMIARFRLN; this is translated from the coding sequence ATGATTAGCGAATGGGAAAAACACACGTTACTTGCCGATACGGCATTGCAGCTCGACGATCCTGTACAAAGTATTCTTCACTATCAGCAAGCATTGAGTTTAAGCGAAAAAATTACTGAACGTACCGATATCCAAGCGGACGAGCGCTTACTTATCTCTGTGATTTCTTGCCACAACCTCGCTCAGTTTTGGCGATGGGCCGGCGATACTGAATATGAACTCAAATATCTCCAATTGGCTTCAGAAAAAGTACTGACACTGATCCCTCAATGCCCCAATTCGCAATGTTCAAGCTTCATTGACTCTATTGGTTGCTGTAAGAAAGCCCTTATCGATTTCATGAAACGACACCCCAATCCTAAAATTGCCTCTATGGTGGAAAAAATCGATACCGCGACCAACTGTGAAATGATTGCTCGCTTCCGCTTGAACTAA
- a CDS encoding SDR family oxidoreductase — protein MEIKSSIILVTSAGSRLGGTIANHFVNLGATVILCDKDAEALQVTYLQCARFSDSVYHYTLAGNDNQAILSVFDFIQATFNTTPDVLVNNWISSPMPSLIGDQPVSSFINGLSAMASTLFSFGQISAERLREQDKEGVIVNVISHDDFHDVSGLESANSMITGFTHSWAKELTPFGIRVGGVVPAVHNSEGKLNGCHWAQLQDELTRTTEYIVSNDYFSGRVVAAEV, from the coding sequence ATGGAAATAAAAAGCTCAATCATATTGGTAACATCTGCCGGCTCGCGACTGGGAGGGACGATTGCGAACCACTTTGTTAACCTTGGAGCCACTGTCATCCTTTGTGATAAAGACGCGGAAGCACTTCAGGTGACTTATTTACAATGCGCCCGCTTCTCCGACTCTGTTTACCATTACACGCTCGCAGGGAATGACAACCAAGCGATTCTCAGCGTATTTGATTTTATTCAAGCCACCTTCAACACGACACCCGATGTTCTGGTCAATAACTGGATAAGCTCCCCAATGCCTAGTCTAATTGGCGATCAGCCTGTAAGTAGCTTTATCAATGGCCTGTCAGCTATGGCATCGACCCTTTTCTCTTTTGGGCAAATCAGTGCTGAGAGATTACGAGAGCAAGACAAAGAAGGCGTGATTGTGAATGTGATATCTCACGATGACTTTCATGATGTGTCAGGCTTAGAGAGCGCAAACTCCATGATTACCGGCTTTACCCACAGCTGGGCCAAAGAACTGACGCCATTTGGTATTCGAGTCGGCGGCGTTGTTCCTGCCGTCCATAACTCCGAAGGCAAACTCAATGGATGTCACTGGGCACAACTTCAAGACGAACTGACCAGAACAACGGAATACATCGTCTCTAATGATTACTTTAGTGGACGGGTTGTAGCTGCAGAGGTGTAA
- the rsxG gene encoding electron transport complex subunit RsxG → MLNAIKKNGLVLAIFACASTGLVAVTHYLTKDQIKQQEQAQLLSVLNQVIPHDLHDNELFSSCTLVQTEELGTEQAMPAYVAKLNGEPSAIAIEAIAPDGYNGAIKVIVGMKIDGTILGTRVLSHQETPGLGDKIDLRVSDWILSFSGKQVTDSNLDRWKVRKDGGDFDQFTGATITPRAVVKSVKQAVQYVNQNNQALLAQPQNCGGE, encoded by the coding sequence ATGCTAAATGCAATTAAGAAAAACGGCCTTGTACTCGCGATTTTTGCGTGTGCTTCTACAGGTTTGGTCGCGGTAACTCACTACCTGACCAAAGACCAGATCAAGCAGCAAGAACAGGCTCAGTTACTGTCAGTTCTTAACCAAGTGATCCCACACGATCTGCACGATAATGAACTGTTTTCATCTTGCACTCTCGTTCAAACAGAAGAACTTGGTACTGAGCAAGCGATGCCTGCCTACGTTGCTAAACTCAATGGTGAGCCAAGTGCGATTGCGATCGAGGCGATAGCCCCAGACGGCTATAACGGTGCGATTAAAGTGATTGTTGGGATGAAAATTGACGGTACTATTTTAGGTACTCGCGTGCTTTCTCACCAAGAAACGCCAGGATTGGGTGATAAAATTGATCTTCGTGTGAGTGATTGGATTCTTTCATTTTCAGGTAAGCAAGTAACGGATTCTAATCTTGACCGTTGGAAGGTTCGTAAAGATGGTGGTGACTTTGACCAGTTCACTGGCGCAACCATTACGCCAAGAGCTGTCGTTAAGTCAGTGAAACAAGCGGTGCAATACGTTAATCAAAACAACCAAGCATTGCTTGCTCAACCTCAAAATTGTGGTGGTGAATAA
- the gloA gene encoding lactoylglutathione lyase produces MSNGRILHTMLRVGDLDKSIEFYTNVMGMQLLRKNENKEYEYTLAFVGFGDESQGAVIELTYNWGTTEYDLGSAFGHVAIGVDDIYTTCDAIKAAGGNVTREAGPVKGGSTHIAFVKDPDGYMIELIQNKQASAGLEG; encoded by the coding sequence ATGTCAAACGGCCGTATTTTACACACCATGCTACGCGTTGGTGATCTAGATAAGTCTATCGAATTCTACACAAACGTAATGGGCATGCAGCTATTGCGTAAAAACGAAAACAAAGAGTACGAATACACGCTGGCTTTCGTTGGCTTTGGTGACGAATCTCAAGGCGCTGTGATTGAGCTGACTTACAACTGGGGTACGACTGAATATGACCTTGGCTCAGCTTTTGGTCACGTTGCTATCGGTGTTGATGATATCTACACAACGTGTGATGCAATTAAAGCGGCAGGCGGTAACGTAACACGTGAGGCTGGCCCTGTTAAAGGCGGTTCAACTCATATCGCATTCGTAAAAGACCCTGATGGCTACATGATTGAGCTAATTCAGAACAAACAAGCAAGCGCAGGTCTAGAGGGTTAA